A genomic stretch from Burkholderia pyrrocinia includes:
- the eda gene encoding bifunctional 4-hydroxy-2-oxoglutarate aldolase/2-dehydro-3-deoxy-phosphogluconate aldolase has protein sequence MKTIAEIVKLGPVIPVLAFDSVEQGEHVSRALHAGGVKVLEITLRTPAGLEAIQRASQLADDIVVGVGTITKPEHCAQAKKAGAKFGVSPGLTKDLHLASLDAGLPLLPGVMTPSDIIQALEFGYEIVKFFPAQQAGGVPMLQAFHGPFPALKFCPTGGITVDTAPNFLKLPNVVCVGGSWLTPKAALAAQDWAEVTRLAQAASQLPR, from the coding sequence ATGAAGACGATTGCTGAAATCGTGAAGCTGGGCCCGGTCATTCCGGTGCTCGCATTCGACTCGGTCGAGCAGGGCGAGCACGTGTCGCGCGCGTTGCACGCGGGCGGCGTGAAGGTGCTCGAGATCACGCTGCGCACGCCGGCCGGCCTGGAGGCGATCCAGCGCGCGAGCCAGCTCGCGGACGACATCGTCGTCGGCGTCGGCACGATCACGAAGCCCGAGCACTGCGCGCAGGCGAAGAAGGCCGGCGCGAAGTTCGGCGTGTCGCCGGGCCTGACGAAGGACCTGCACCTCGCGTCGCTCGACGCGGGCCTGCCGCTGCTGCCGGGTGTGATGACGCCGAGCGACATCATCCAGGCGCTCGAATTCGGCTACGAGATCGTGAAGTTCTTCCCCGCGCAGCAGGCGGGCGGCGTGCCGATGCTGCAGGCGTTCCACGGCCCGTTCCCGGCGCTGAAGTTCTGCCCGACGGGCGGCATCACGGTCGACACCGCGCCGAATTTCCTGAAGCTGCCGAACGTCGTGTGCGTCGGCGGCTCGTGGCTCACGCCGAAGGCGGCGCTCGCCGCGCAGGACTGGGCCGAAGTCACGCGCCTCGCGCAAGCTGCGAGCCAGCTGCCCCGTTAA